GAGAGAAGTTCTATGGGGTATGTCGAAGATGTGTCTCCTGGCTGGGAACAAAGAAAGAAGTGGAAGAGTTTCTTGGTTTCCTTCTGAGGCTCCATAATTAGCCCCCATGCAATTCAGGGGGTCCCTGGTTCTCTTCCTGTCTTTGTGAACAGTTACTTTTGTTTGCCCTTCTTCTGCAATGTGAAAGGGTGAGTATGGGCTTGGCTTTGGGGGTGTCCTTACAAAGACGAGCAGAAAAGTCAGGAGTCCTTATCAAGAAAGTCTCTGGAGGAATATGGCTCGCACGCCGATATCCCCATGAGCTAATACCACAAAAAGAATCTTGAAGCAAGTAGTATGTGAACTTTTCTGGCATAAGTTGTGCAGGAAGTCagactgaaaaattaatatggtcattttttttgctttaaatctgtTTCTTGCATGATCTTTGTCAGCTGGCCCTTGATTTCTTGCATTTATATTGTTACCGATCcttttttccagtgctttgaaAACACTTGGCTATGAGGTAAATGAGCTTTAAGTAAAGCTTCCACACATGCGGGTTGAAGTAAAACAGCTGTTCGATAGCATCCAACAGAATTTCGCAATAATTTAACACAGGAAGAGCACAATGTCTTGTTCAGCATTATACTGTGGCAAAAATGTGGGTCATCCAAAATGGCTGGGCTGGAATTTTGCCCCAGCACCTCAGGTAAGCATCCCACTACAGTCAGGCTGTTGTGGGATTGTTAGGGACCAGCAGGAATCAGGACTTTATATTTTTGTTAGGTGAAAGAGCATTTCCAGCCCTAGCAGCCTTTCGTATCCCTACTAGTACACAGAAAAAGTGACAATTCAGGAAGGAGTGTGCCAGGGCATGAATCAATAACACTTCTTCCTCTGACTTTAGCAGTCACTGAGTTCTATGCAAATAGTGAACTGACTTGACCCTGCTTACTTTGAGCTACGGTGAGGTCATGGCACAAACTCACTGCTCTAGTCTAATATCAGACATTAAAATTTCTTTCAGCTTGGAGTTTAAGGACAAGGCTTCCTAAAAGGAGAAAATCCTTGTAGTTGAGGTAAAggtgatatttttatatattgctcTTTGTGCTTCAGGGATAGATCCTACTAAAAATATACATATGACCAACTTGTGGTTCTTTGTTAAAGCCATTTTTGTCTATGTTTGGCTGAGGCTACATATTTTCCCAGGTGTTTGTGGTTCATTTTACTATGTCCCTTCAGATATCTTCTAAACACTTGTGTACTTTTCAGAAAGACTGATAAATAAACTGCAGTTCAGATAATAGTACTAATCTCCAATTTCAAGATGCCTGCTTTTTCTCATAACCTTACTCTGACTAGATGTTGGAGAGAGGTTATCCATTCTCACATACAGTGGGAGAATCGTTTGCATTCAGTAAGGCACTTGTTGCTGTGCAAAGATGGCTAAGGAGTTGCATGTTACTAAAATACAGTTGGGATCTCTGGCCGTGGATGTTAGTGCCTCTAGGTGATTACAAGAATAGGATGCTATAATTAGCTCTTATTTCCCAGGACAGAGAACTCATCACATTGATGAGAATTCAGGAAGCCAGTGGGATTCGTAACTTCCCATGGAAAAACTAGTTCCCCTAGAACTGTACTTGATCTGAAATCTCTGAAGGTGTGTGGAAATAATTCTGTGGGTGACCTGAATTTCATTAGATCATGGCTGTATAAGAGTTCTTCCAGCTTTCTGTAATCTTGCTACTGGAATGTATCCACTTGGTGTGAAAATGATAAAGTTTGCTACTAAAGTTAATTTTTATCATCTTTAGTCCATCCGCCTTAGCTCTTCACTATTACTTCTGTTGATTCCcctcttttgttttaatttcataaatgTGTGATGCTCTAACATGCCCAGAACTATGGAAAACAAAGTGCTGTAGACTGGGCTCTAGCAATACTTCTGTAAAACATGCTGTCCTGTAATCTTGGTGTATTGCGCAAATGCTAATTGAGCTTTCTGCCGGGCCTGTACAGTTGactaatgtttctgtttctccatCTGAAAAAAGGGGTAGCACGTTGGACAGGAGCTCTTCAGCTCCAGGCAGCTGTCATAGAATTCCTTAGAAGTTGTAAGTGCTTGACACTTAGTGTCATGAGGCTCCAAATTAATTGTTCCAGTGAACTGAACAAGTTAGAGATGGAAGTAAAACCTGGATTTCTTCATTCCAGTCTCCTTCAAAGAGGCCTTTTCTGTTGCCAGCTTCCTTTAACTCCTCCCAAGAGACAGTTAGTTTCCTTTTCtatctcttttcccttttttagtCCTAATAAAGTGActgtgaggaggcagctgagTGTTTATGTGGGGTGGCACAATTTAAATAAAGGTGATTTTCAGTCAATAGCCTTACTTACTAAAGTGGATTGCTGAATAGGTATCTGCAGTGATCCCTTACTGTCTGAACTGATTGAGACCTGATTCGACTACTGGtgacatttttgtttgtgttcacAGAGGAATATGAGGTGAATGCTAAGAGATACTGGGATGACTTTTATAAAATCCATGAAAATGGCTTCTTCAAGGACAGGCACTGGCTGTTCACTGAATTTCCTGAGCTGGCACCTAACAGGAACCCAAGCCAAAATGGGGATTCTGTGCATGAATTTGGTAACAAAGAAGAATCCAACAATGAAGGGCTGGGAAGCTGTGAAAATGGACATTGTTCATTGGAAACCAGGGCAGAGAATCAGTTAAACCTGATAAAAATCACACCTAAGATCTGCACAAAGGACTTGGCTGCACAGAAGTATAGTGAGCTGAATCACAGTGATGGAGATTACCCGGGATCATCTGCATCTTACCGTATATTAGAGGTAATAGCTGTAAAACAGTGTCAGACATCAAACAGTCCCTTGTATCAGTGGTAGTGTGAGTGGGACATATCATGGGCGAACAGCAAGTGAATGGGATGATTGCTTAAGTCAGTAAAATGCCAAAAACAGAGGGCAACTTAGAACTGAATTAAATCTGTTGGGATTCTTTTGGTTCAGACTGTGAACTGGCAGAGGCCGTTCCGAGTTTAAAAGACAAACTATTGCTATCGGATGTTGAAATAAGCATTTCAAAGTAATCTTTTGAAGAAGCTGATTCTTTTACTTGTCTGTATAAAGCTTTGCCTTGTCATTTATGTTTTGCATGTTTGTGCTGACTCTTGTTTGCCTTGGGAGTTGTGAAACAAAACAACGAAACCAAGAATGTAAAGATGCTGTTTGGTTTGTTCCTTATGGCCTGTGTAATAACAGGGAATCTCAGACTGATACAGGGTTTGTCTCAGAAAAGTCTGTAGAACTTCTAAATATTAGACTCCTGACAGCTGGTAACAACCTTTTTCTCTGCCACCTCTAGTTCACTGTAGATATTGCTGTTTTTGTTGAATGCTTCATGTTCTATGGAAGTTCCGCCTCTTCCAGGGAGAGTCAATATGAactgtccttttgatttttttatttaatctgagGCTTTGAAACTTCCTCAGACTTTGATGTTGTTGGGTCATTGTGGCTTTCATGTCTCACCTGAGTACTTTCAGTAATATCTGTTACTGCAAGGCATCAGTGGTGTTTTCTGCTCAGTCTACTTCAATTTTATGGATTCCATAAACATTGAGAGGCAAATTCCCCAAACCCAGTTGTGTGAACCATCTTCTCTTCAAATGGGAACAAACAGAATTAATAATAAGGCAGAATCATTGTAGACCTAGTTGTAACTTGAAGAAGAGCCGTCTAGTGAAGGAAACTCTGAAACAGCAGGATGTGATTATAGTAAAGCAAATTTCTTTCTCCATTGCTCTGATTTTCTATGGAAGTGAATGCAACTAATCCATGGCCTTTGCCAGTGCTTCAGTGACTCACACTGGTTGTTATGCTTGGGATTCCAGCAATAACAGTTTTCAAAAGAGTAACAATATATAGCTTGTTAGTAAGATTTCTATGAGAACTGGCTTAGTGGTTTCCCACAGATGCTTATATATAAGCCTGCTCCTCAGAGCCAAACGTACTCGGATCTTGCAGTAAGATTTGCAGATGATCGCTGCTAGGCTCAGTTGTTACTCATGAGTTGCTCTTTGTTCCGTGGCTGTAGAGAGATGATCTGAAATTAGCTGCATGGGACATACggaagaaattattttgactATGTGTACATCTACTTTGTTTGGCAGGTTGGCTGTGGTGCTGGAAATACAGTCTTCCCGATTTTACAAACCAACAAGTAAGTAGTTCTCAGTAGGTTTTTACCTGCATGATATACCAGCCTCTGAAAAACAACTGGAAAAGTGTTGCATGTGTTCTTAGTTTAGACAATCTCAGAGGAAGGCCAGACCCAAATGGTACCTTTGCCATCTGCAATTTCAAATGATTGTGTTTTGAGCCTGGAAATCTTTGCTCTTATAGAACGCAACCAATGAAACATGATGTGAGTTTACATGTCTCATTCTGAAAGCATTTTGGTATGGGCCTTAGTGcctctccttttgcagaaggaaaagtaAGTAGTCAGTTCCATATGAGAATAACTGAGGCATAAAGGAGCAACGTGATCCACCAGATTTTGCACAAGGCATTATTGACAGACTAAAGACCAGGATTTCTGGCTCCCAATTCTGTGCTCTATGCGTTTGAGACACTTCTTAATTCCTGTGGAGCACCTTTATATAAATGTTAatagtttcttttatttatttcagtgatcCAGGCCTTTTTGTTTATTGTTGTGATTTTTCTACAACAGCTGTGGATCTTGTCCAGGTAAACTCAGTGGTGACTTACGAAGGTAGGAAGTACATGGTGCCAATAGCACGTTAACACAAATATGTCACAGCTGCCGCCAGCTGCCTAGCTGTGTTGgcagctttctttttttagctAGCCCCAGTGCTGACCCTTGTCCTGGTAAATCAGGTAAAACGAGCCATCAAAGATTGTAGAAATGAGGGAAGTTGGAGTTCTCAGAATGTCACATTGGCAGCAGACAAGTCAGCcagattttctttcccctgtggTTGGCAGTACTTTTCTAAATCCAGTGCTCTTTAGCTGAGTAACTGCTGAACCCTGAAGACATTCAGGCTATTTTTTTAACAGGAACTGaagctggttttggtttgtgtgtgtgtgttactgtCACTGCAGTTCTGGGAACGTGGTCTGATTGCTTCTGCACAGACAGCTGAGGAGAGATGCAGTTGTctgtggagcaggaggctggaaTTTAGTTGAAGGACAAATACTGCTAACAGATTTCAGGTCAGAATAGAACTGAGAATACATGAAGTATCAAATGTAATCAGTCACTTCAGGAGATGAGGTGGggagcacagcagcagaggcagcatgCCATTTCATCCTCTTAAGGTGACACAAGCACTGTTTGTAGAGGCTACTGCAAtccacagcagcagctttagTAAAATATACAACTTCTTTGGGAAGTCTGAATGTGATCTTTAAGAGCGTAACTTTAGGCAGACAGGTTTGATTTTTGGGGTATAGGGAGTAGTTTGCTTGTAGTTGAAATGAATATTGATTTCAGTGATGCAGAGAGGAGCCCTGATGCTCTCACTTTGGTAAAGATTTCCTGCCTAACAGTGTAAATCCCTCACTTCTTACCACTATTAGTGGAAAATTGGACTTTAAAATTGCAGTAATCCCTCAGTGCGGTTTTGGGGTTTTGGCAGTGCTGATTGTCTGAATGTAACAAATCCAAAGCTCTTTGTAAATCTCCCATGTGtacttatttttctcatttcactcCTGTTACTTGTCTGACCAGGGAACCTGTCTGACCCTATCTCCTTAGTCCAGTGAGGCTGACACAGATCTCCGGACACACCACTTCATTATGTGAAAGTTAAGATGCTCCCGTGTCCAGATAATATTGAGAGCTAATGCTCTAATTTCTCTCCTCTTAAATACAGAACAATGCAGAATATGATTCTTCTCGCTGCTTTGCGTTTGTGCATGACCTGTGCAATGACCAAAGTCCTTTCCCAATGCCAGACGAGAGTCTTGA
This genomic stretch from Strix aluco isolate bStrAlu1 chromosome 24, bStrAlu1.hap1, whole genome shotgun sequence harbors:
- the METTL2A gene encoding tRNA N(3)-cytidine methyltransferase METTL2A — translated: MAAPREAPERRPFGRRFLTDPARLFQHNAWDNVEWSEEQEASARSKVQENSSQLLPQDKQEEYEVNAKRYWDDFYKIHENGFFKDRHWLFTEFPELAPNRNPSQNGDSVHEFGNKEESNNEGLGSCENGHCSLETRAENQLNLIKITPKICTKDLAAQKYSELNHSDGDYPGSSASYRILEVGCGAGNTVFPILQTNNDPGLFVYCCDFSTTAVDLVQNNAEYDSSRCFAFVHDLCNDQSPFPMPDESLDVVILIFVLSAILPEKMQCIVNRLSRLLKPGGMILLRDYGRYDLAQLRFKKGQCLSDNFYVRGDGTRVYFFTQDELDDLFTTAGLEKIQNLVDRRLQVNRGKQMTMYRVWIQCKYRKPAAPPL